One window from the genome of Actinoplanes teichomyceticus ATCC 31121 encodes:
- a CDS encoding MarR family winged helix-turn-helix transcriptional regulator produces MSAGAHEDGNPVQDQQNATAGAARLSEEIIRLIRMGPRFRGMLKTGDLGAEFSALMLLPPLHAMGPMRVTDLADLKQADPSTVSRQVAQLVKAGLARREADPADGRASRLAVTEAGVAACERLRTARAALLERALSDWPAERVDAFARLFEEFNSSVEALLRTDLGTPPRENL; encoded by the coding sequence TTGTCCGCCGGCGCTCATGAGGACGGCAACCCCGTGCAGGATCAGCAGAACGCCACGGCCGGCGCGGCCCGGCTGTCCGAGGAAATCATCCGATTGATCCGGATGGGACCGCGTTTCCGGGGCATGCTCAAGACCGGGGACCTCGGCGCCGAGTTCTCCGCATTGATGCTCCTACCGCCGTTGCACGCGATGGGCCCGATGCGAGTCACCGACCTCGCCGACCTGAAACAGGCCGACCCCTCAACCGTCAGCCGGCAGGTCGCCCAGCTGGTCAAGGCGGGGCTGGCCCGGCGGGAGGCGGATCCGGCGGACGGCCGGGCCTCCCGGCTGGCGGTCACCGAGGCCGGGGTGGCCGCCTGCGAGCGCCTGCGCACGGCCCGGGCCGCTCTGCTGGAGCGGGCGCTGAGCGACTGGCCGGCCGAACGGGTCGACGCCTTCGCCCGGCTCTTCGAAGAATTCAACAGCTCCGTCGAGGCCCTGCTCCGCACCGACCTCGGCACACCACCACGGGAGAACCTGTGA